From the genome of Biomphalaria glabrata chromosome 17, xgBioGlab47.1, whole genome shotgun sequence, one region includes:
- the LOC106075002 gene encoding pyrroline-5-carboxylate reductase 2-like encodes MALSANFQKEINKTVGFIGGGRMAQAMTNGFISSGLVQAKNIYVSDSSEQMLEVLEGIGVNTTKDNKSVVEKSDLIVIAVKPNIVSCVLKEVAPVVIPEKHLFVSIAAGITIRSIELNLPPGTHVVRVMPNTPALVQAGASVVASGSNAVPEDLVLVQAMLRTVGICDECPEYLLDAVTGVSGSGPAYAFAAIEALSDGGVKMGLPRELSTKLAAQTLLGAAKMVLETGKHPGQLKDEVCSPAGTTIAAMHVLEQNGFRGLWMDAVEAATLRAKELGSINQ; translated from the exons ATGGCATTGTCAGCAAactttcaaaaagaaataaataaaactgttGGATTTATTGGTGGTGGAAGAATGGCACAAGCAATGACCAATGGATTTATTTCATCAG gtttggTCCAGGCAAAGAATATATATGTGAGTGATAGTAGTGAACAGATGTTGGAAGTACTAGAg GGCATTGGAGTAAATACTACTAAAGATAACAAATCAGTTGTGGAGAAAAGTGACCTGATAGTGATTGCGGTCAAACCGAACATTGTGAGTTGTGTCTTGAAGGAAGTTGCTCCAGTTGTCATCCCTGAGAAACACTTGTTTGTGTCTATAGCTGCAGGAATCACAATCAGATCTATTGAACTG AACTTGCCACCTGGCACACATGTGGTCAGGGTTATGCCCAACACCCCTGCCTTGGTGCAGGCAGGTGCCTCTGTAGTTGCCTCTGGCAGTAATGCTGTTCCAGAAGATCTGGTCCTGGTCCAGGCTATGTTGAGAACAGTCGGTATCTGTGATGAATGTCCTGAGTATCTATTGGATGCAGTAACTGGAGTCAGTGGAAGTGGTCCTGCCTAT gcatttgCAGCAATAGAGGCCTTGTCAGATGGAGGAGTTAAAATGGGGCTTCCAAGAGAactatccacaaaactggctgCTCAAACATTGTTA GGTGCAGCCAAGATGGTGCTGGAGACTGGCAAACATCCAGGTCAGCTAAAAGATGAGGTATGCTCTCCGGCTGGCACCACCATTGCTGCCATGCATGTTCTTGAACAGAATGGCTTCAGGGGGCTCTGGATGGACGCAGTAGAGGCTGCTACCTTGAGAGCCAAAGAGCTTGGTTCCATCAACCAGTGA